A genomic region of Elaeis guineensis isolate ETL-2024a chromosome 9, EG11, whole genome shotgun sequence contains the following coding sequences:
- the LOC105051903 gene encoding GATA transcription factor 3-like: MTLSHRVFQSLYLDESLEPDTEDPAEEELAVPNDPLDELDWQTPLFGDVTNMLRSLPTPKRTQNNDVLDLRREICTKRVPRKPRRQCSGRRIWSLEPPTLSCSGARENSRSCIHCLATDTPQWRAGPAGPGTLCNACGIRFKSGRLLPQYRPSTSPTFKGRLHSNRHKKVMKIREQSGDADIADLDV; encoded by the coding sequence ATGACACTATCGCATCGTGTCTTCCAGTCTCTATATCTTGACGAGAGTTTGGAGCCAGACACAGAGGATCCAGCCGAGGAGGAGCTGGCTGTTCCCAACGATCCATTGGACGAGTTAGATTGGCAGACACCTTTATTTGGTGACGTTACAAATATGTTACGATCACTTCCAACACCAAAAAGAACTCAAAACAACGATGTTTTGGATCTGAGGCGAGAGATTTGCACCAAGCGAGTGCCACGAAAGCCACGACGACAGTGTTCTGGAAGACGGATATGGTCTTTGGAACCACCTACGCTATCATGTTCTGGTGCTCGAGAAAATAGTCGTAGCTGTATTCACTGCCTTGCAACTGATACGCCACAATGGAGAGCCGGCCCTGCAGGACCTGGAACTCTATGCAACGCATGTGGAATCAGATTCAAGTCCGGACGACTGTTGCCGCAGTACCGGCCATCAACCAGCCCCACGTTCAAGGGCCGCCTCCACTCGAATCGGCACaagaaagttatgaagataaggGAACAAAGCGGAGATGCAGATATAGCAGATTTGGACGTGTAG
- the LOC105051802 gene encoding isocitrate dehydrogenase [NAD] catalytic subunit 5, mitochondrial, protein MALRRLLQRSSINHISSRVLPSCIHSFCAAASPSEPIRATLFPGDGIGPEIAESVKQVFNAAGVPIEWEEHFVGDKVDPRTESLLTWESLESVRRNGVGLKGPMATPIGKGHRSLNLTLRKELGLYANVRPCYSLPGYKTRYDGVNLVTIRENTEGEYSGLEHQVVRGVVESLKIITRQASLRVAEYAFHYAKTNGRQRVSAIHKANIMRKTDGLFLKCCREVAEKYPEITYEEVIIDNCCMMLVKNPTLFDVLVMPNLYGDIISDLCAGLIGGLGLTPSCNIGEGGIALAEAVHGSAPDIAGKNLANPTALLLSSVMMLRHLKLSDKADRIHNAILSTIAEGNYRTVDLGGTSSTTDFTKAVCDHL, encoded by the exons ATGGCACTCCGTCGGCTCCTTCAGAGGAGTTCAATCAACCATATCTCAAGCAGGGTTCTCCCATCTTGCATCCATTCTTTCTGTGCTGCTGCGTCTCCCAGCGAACCGATCCGAGCTACTCTCTTTCCAGGCGATGGGATTGGACCTGAGATCGCGGAGTCTGTCAAGCAG GTTTTCAATGCAGCAGGAGTGCCTATAGAATGGGAAGAACATTTTGTGGGTGACAAAGTGGACCCTAGAACAGAGAGCCTTCTAACATGGGAAAGTCTGGAGTCAGTGAGGAGAAATGGTGTGGGCTTGAAGGGTCCTATggctacacctattggaaagggCCACAGGTCTTTGAACCTTACTCTGAGGAAAGAACTAGGTCTATATGCCAATGTCAGACCTTGTTACAGCCTTCCGGGTTACAAAACTCGATATGACGGTGTAAATCTTGTTACAATTCGTGAAAATACGGAAGGGGAGTACAGTGGTCTTGAACACCAG GTGGTGAGAGGTGTTGTAGAAAGTCTTAAGATCATCACCAGGCAGGCAAGTTTAAGGGTGGCAGAATATGCTTTTCATTATGCAAAGACTAATGGCCGACAAAGGGTGTCCGCTATACACAAAGCCAACATCATGAGGAAAACTGATGGCTTATTTCTTAAG TGTTGTCGTGAGGTTGCTGAGAAGTACCCTGAGATTACTTATGAGGAAGTCATCATTGACAATTGCTGTATGATG CTTGTTAAAAATCCAACTCTATTTGATGTATTGGTGATGCCCAATCTCTATGGAGATATAATCAGTGACCTCTGTGCTGGTTTGATTGGGGGCTTGGGCTTAACTCCCAG CTGCAACATTGGTGAAGGTGGCATTGCTCTGGCAGAAGCTGTACATGGTTCAGCCCCTGATATAGCTGGCAAG AATCTTGCAAATCCCACGGCTCTCTTGCTGAGCTCTGTTATGATGCTACGCCACTTGAAGCTCAGTGATAAAGCTGATCGGATCCATAATGCCATACTTAGCACCATTGCAGAAGGGAATTACCGGACTGTTGATCTTGGTGGCACCTCATCGACAACTGACTTCACAAAAGCAGTCTGCGatcatctctaa